Proteins encoded in a region of the Salmo trutta chromosome 34, fSalTru1.1, whole genome shotgun sequence genome:
- the LOC115173240 gene encoding butyrophilin subfamily 3 member A2-like yields MWVEHHVLVKEEIKEEVAQRVKETSHVVSSDPVVAVADDDVILPCSLLNFTKSAGLVVKWSRSNLKDTTGKDKVVHFYRDARDSNVDQDESYRGRTSLFKELKNGNVSLKLSRVKLSDEGNYMCYVLVQEPNSLVHETVIQLIVVAVSNPVISINGTKGSGVVLKCEAKSWYPKPEMNWLDSERQVLPAGSAETGRDTEGLYIVRRHVTVNKKVTNTFTCRVQLQKFNFTRETGYNIPDEMFPTVPWVWIAVPVLIVCVCGLVFGFMWIKYQKLRKKIDFADQQIQELTDELNSSRTKSDQRIKELTDELDTREQELTEQLAKLKQERAALVSSVDNGCHRFSFSRTLSMSLSNKPLRRNTMAHSMTEKADVKEDEETNPLHQTIRTT; encoded by the exons AGACATCTCATGTTGTTTCGTCTGATCCCGTTGTTGCTGTTGCTGATGATGATGTCATTCTACCATGTTCCCTGTTGAATTTCACCAAGAGTGCTGGCTTGGTAGTGAAATGGTCGAGATCCAACCTGAAAGACACAACTGGGAAAGACAAGGTTGTCCATTTTTACCGTGACGCTCGTGACTCCAATGTGGATCAGGATGAATCCTACAGGGGGAGGACATCACTGTTTAAAGAACTGAAGAATGGCAACGTCTCCTTAAAACTGTCCAGAGTGAAACTCTCTGATGAAGGCAACTACATGTGTTACGTTCTAGTTCAGGAACCGAACAGCCTAGTTCATGAAACCGTCATTCAACTCATTGTTG TTGCTGTGTCCAACCCAGTGATCTCCATCAATGGAACCAAAGGCAGTGGGGTGGTCCTGAAGTGTGAGGCTAAAAGCTGGTACCCCAAACCCGAGATGAACTGGCtggacagtgagagacaggtCCTCCCCGCTGGATCCGCTGAGACAGGCAGGGACACAGAGGGCCTCTACATTGTGAGACGCCATGTCACCGTGAACAAGAAAGTCACCAACACGTTTACCTGTAGGGTTCAGCTTCAAAAGTTCAATTTTACGAGGGAGACAGGGTACAATATTCCAG ATGAGATGTTTCCCACGGTTCCCTGGGTGTGGATTGCTGTTCCTGTTTTGATAGTATGTGTTTGTGGACTTGTGTTTGGGTTCATGTGGATAAAATACCAGAAACTGAGAAAAAAGATAG ACTTTGCAGATCAACAGATACAAGAACTCACTGACGAGCTGA ACAGTTCCAGAACAAAATCTg ATCAACGTATAAAAGAGCTCACTGACGAGCTGG ATACACGCGAACAAGAGCTCACTGAACAGCTAg CTAAACTCAAACAAGAGAGGG CTGCACTTGTCTCTTCAGTTGATAACGGATGCCAt AGATTTTCATTCTCAAGG ACGTTATCAATGTCACTGTCAAAC AAACCACTTAGAAGAAATACAATGGCACATTCAATGACTGAAAAGGCAGATGTCAAAGAGGATGAAGAGACGAACCcgttacaccaaaccatcagaaCCACTTGA